In Natranaerovirga hydrolytica, a single window of DNA contains:
- a CDS encoding amidase domain-containing protein — protein sequence MVFPKTSNARRGDCTNFVSQCMHEGGGIVQHVGPKLTDHNCIIKTQVIDQVLGLELNSCITIFQVITPE from the coding sequence ATAGTATTCCCCAAAACATCCAACGCCAGAAGAGGAGATTGTACTAATTTTGTTTCACAATGTATGCATGAGGGTGGAGGAATTGTACAACACGTAGGACCAAAGCTTACTGATCATAATTGTATTATAAAAACTCAGGTGATAGATCAAGTTCTTGGACTGGAGCTCAACAGTTGTATAACTATCTTTCAAGTAATAACTCCAGAATAA
- a CDS encoding immunoglobulin-like domain-containing protein: MKKSYIIIILVTCISILALFAVKHFYHKHNVELSIAGDGDVKICIQDDILLKSTEALLITIKNVNKETMAFGLDYEIQIKNNGTWLQYYKPENIDDPLISLSKGESYEKKFIWMTV, encoded by the coding sequence ATGAAAAAGTCATATATTATAATTATATTAGTTACTTGTATTTCGATACTAGCATTATTTGCAGTAAAACATTTTTATCATAAGCACAACGTTGAACTATCTATTGCAGGAGATGGTGATGTGAAGATTTGCATACAGGATGACATATTATTAAAATCTACTGAAGCATTACTAATAACTATTAAAAATGTAAACAAAGAGACAATGGCATTCGGATTAGATTATGAAATACAAATTAAAAATAATGGTACATGGTTACAATATTATAAGCCAGAAAATATAGATGATCCTCTAATTTCTTTAAGTAAAGGTGAGAGTTATGAAAAAAAATTCATTTGGATGACAGTATGA
- a CDS encoding RNA polymerase sigma factor, which yields MITFLLTIEDINLRSKLEEIYLCYHKELFITAYSILKDYHEAEDVVQTTIIKVSNNIDKISEVKCKKTRAYLVIIVRNLCYDIYNRKKGITTIAIDEISNIFTDDVNFVDNLIKMEQSKEMLGFLNELNQDYTDILTLKYYYELTISEIAEMLNITENNVSVKINRAKKALKDVIQKGGALCERTV from the coding sequence ATGATAACATTTTTACTGACAATAGAAGATATAAATCTAAGAAGTAAATTAGAAGAAATCTATTTATGCTATCATAAAGAATTGTTTATTACAGCATATAGCATATTAAAAGACTATCATGAAGCAGAAGACGTGGTTCAAACTACCATTATTAAGGTGTCGAACAACATCGATAAAATATCAGAGGTTAAGTGTAAGAAAACACGTGCTTATTTAGTTATTATAGTAAGGAATCTTTGCTATGATATATACAATCGAAAAAAAGGAATCACTACAATTGCTATAGATGAAATAAGTAATATATTTACTGATGATGTAAATTTTGTTGATAATCTAATAAAGATGGAACAAAGTAAAGAGATGTTAGGGTTTCTTAATGAGTTAAACCAGGATTATACAGATATTCTTACGCTTAAATATTATTATGAGTTAACAATATCTGAAATAGCAGAAATGTTAAATATAACTGAAAATAATGTGAGTGTAAAAATCAATAGAGCTAAAAAAGCATTAAAGGATGTTATTCAAAAAGGAGGTGCTTTATGTGAAAGAACAGTCTGA
- a CDS encoding DUF4367 domain-containing protein codes for MKEQSEMEKERLEKLEDVFLYNMGYENISNVCCETEQLLKEYKNIKVPESLNNWFVDFNKKQENKIKYEKLRTQIKHFGKQIAIFLVIITIIFSAVTVSVEAFRIRFFNMVIETTKQFTAVNHKESLNYEYINELPSNWDDFYGPIVIPEGYQLLRAFDVNNTKYIIFKDIYENELRFLQGNLSADYQLDSEDGKVMEVDINGNKGIIIEKDEVKIINWNDNNNSFYIQGNLGKSTLLEMAESVIKK; via the coding sequence GTGAAAGAACAGTCTGAAATGGAAAAAGAGCGATTAGAAAAACTTGAAGACGTATTTTTATATAATATGGGTTATGAAAATATAAGTAATGTATGTTGTGAAACGGAGCAACTACTAAAAGAATATAAAAATATTAAAGTGCCAGAAAGCCTCAATAATTGGTTTGTGGACTTTAACAAAAAACAAGAGAATAAAATTAAGTATGAAAAATTACGAACGCAAATTAAACATTTTGGCAAACAAATTGCTATATTTCTAGTTATTATAACTATTATATTTTCAGCAGTAACAGTTAGTGTAGAGGCTTTTAGAATTCGCTTTTTTAATATGGTTATTGAAACAACTAAGCAATTTACTGCTGTAAACCATAAAGAAAGTTTAAATTATGAGTATATAAATGAATTGCCTTCAAATTGGGATGATTTTTATGGTCCTATAGTAATACCTGAAGGTTATCAGTTGCTAAGAGCATTTGATGTTAATAATACTAAATACATTATTTTCAAGGATATTTATGAGAATGAATTAAGATTTTTACAAGGAAATTTATCTGCAGATTATCAACTAGATTCTGAAGATGGAAAAGTAATGGAAGTAGATATTAATGGTAATAAAGGTATAATTATTGAAAAAGATGAAGTGAAAATCATTAATTGGAATGATAATAATAATAGTTTCTATATTCAAGGAAATCTTGGCAAATCAACACTTTTAGAGATGGCAGAAAGTGTAATAAAAAAATAA